A section of the Zygosaccharomyces rouxii strain CBS732 chromosome B complete sequence genome encodes:
- the PDC2 gene encoding Pdc2p (similar to uniprot|P32896 Saccharomyces cerevisiae YDR081C PDC2 Transcription factor required for the synthesis of the glycolytic enzyme pyruvate decarboxylase required for high level expression of both the THI and the PDC genes), translating to MLSIEHRYNICLMAERHPKWTQLDLARWAYEAFQLPKIPSQGTISRLLAKKDVYMNCKDSEKCANRIRKPNNLLVRRILQEWVSQSIWNGIPVTSPILQDTAQSVWYRIPAEHREGNGCFSYKWITNFLAKMSVNISSMEEQTPKPPKVWTFEERNELKEYFSQVPPRDIFTLDETFLAYNLPLDYAQYEASQMQRKIEVATVMLCCNLDGSEKLKPLVVGKYNSYRSFRNYFPEEPQDPVSQSLLGGKMARRFGISYHSNRKSWLTSNLFHDWLARWDKRLVADNRKIWIVLDDSCSHRIINLHLKNIELVYTSANSRFLPFNWGVLDEFKTRYRIQQYQALISLQKQLEKKYHRKVLISFEQSQLTMSNAFKFVREAWKSIPLETIRGNWKSAGILPAEMIQTDESVSMAFKKNEVLEARLNELCNKFYCSKKWDHDMLLDLNLENKNTNFLSTEELVESAIVDPIEPDSQDDKLNRNNNNALPYSYNLDIITDGNVGINVGDIADNSESDEEDADKTYTRNDVQTAEKAIEYAINAGETSLIGSTNDNGEMDTGYEVNIDKFLGEDFTSKDSQQGKMYNVSTLIDKPNLFMSENGELDLRNVGIDTSMVPSEYFNDVFSASIQDQPSGTSIPSTNQATTNMASQNIGPAYATATTTEATDTTNTSVPSATSQSQVSSATAIPPFEDPTLNHILNDPVVPDRPPATSPLNDFTIDTTSLQNLQSNINIAQALGNVLKHTESRELAFSESTINEMKFNYNTLLSKIHKTRKNLSISKVRRGQVQLERFLTNANNPSPSGSEASSTHNIQGQVNLQLPGNATFF from the coding sequence ATGCTTTCTATTGAACATAGGTATAATATCTGTCTTATGGCAGAGAGACATCCCAAATGGACACAATTGGATTTAGCCAGATGGGCATATGAGGCATTTCAACTGCCCAAAATACCATCACAGGGAACTATTTCACGATTATTAGCCAAGAAGGATGTCTATATGAACTGTAAGGACAGTGAAAAATGTGCGAATAGAATTAGGAAACCCAATAATCTACtggtaagaagaatttTACAGGAATGGGTATCACAGAGCATATGGAATGGTATACCTGTAACGTCACCCATCCTACAGGATACTGCACAATCCGTTTGGTATCGAATACCTGCAGAACATAGAGAGGGCAATGGCTGCTTTTCATACAAGTGGATCACGAATTTTTTGGCCAAGATGAGTGTTAATATCTCGAGTATGGAGGAACAGACACCGAAACCGCCCAAGGTATGGACTTTTGAAGAGAGGAACGAACTGAAAGAATACTTTAGTCAGGTCCCACCTAGAGATATTTTCACTCTGGATGAAACTTTTTTGGCTTATAATTTACCGCTAGACTATGCGCAGTACGAGGCAAGTCAAATGCAGAGAAAGATTGAAGTGGCCACTGTAATGCTATGCTGTAATCTAGATGGATCGGAGAAGCTGAAGCCCCTAGTTGTTGGTAAATATAACAGCTATAGAAGCTTTAGGAACTATTTTCCAGAGGAACCGCAGGATCCCGTGTCACAATCGCTATTAGGTGGGAAAATGgcaagaagatttggaatttcGTATCACAGTAATAGAAAATCATGGTTGACAAGCAATCTTTTCCACGACTGGCTGGCTCGTTGGGATAAAAGACTGGTAGCTGATAATCGGAAAATATGGATTGTATTAGATGACTCTTGTTCTCACAGAATTATCAATTtacatttgaaaaacatcGAATTGGTTTATACCTCTGCGAACTCAAGATTCTTACCCTTTAACTGGGGGGTTTTAGATGAATTCAAGACAAGGTATAGAATCCAACAGTACCAAGCTTTGATCAGTTTACAAAAGCAGTTGGAGAAGAAGTATCATCGTAAGGTACTGATAAGTTTTGAGCAAAGTCAATTGACCATGTCAAATGCATTCAAATTCGTTAGAGAAGCCTGGaaatcaattcctttgGAGACTATTAGAGGTAACTGGAAAAGTGCAGGTATTCTACCAGCAGAAATGATCCAAACTGATGAAAGCGTTAGTATGGCTTTTAAGAAAAATGAAGTTTTAGAAGCAAGACTTAATGAGCTTTGTAATAAATTTTATTGCTCGAAAAAATGGGATCATGACATGTTATtggatttaaatttagagaataaaaatacaaattttCTGAGcacagaagaattggtggAAAGTGCAATAGTCGATCCAATTGAGCCAGATTCACAAGACGATAAACTTAAtcgtaataataataacgcTCTCCCATATTCTTACAATCTTGATATAATTACAGATGGTAACGTTGGAATTAATGTTGGTGACATTGCAGATAATTCAGAATcggatgaagaagatgctgATAAAACTTACACGAGAAATGACGTTCAAACGGCCGAGAAGGCCATAGAATATGCTATTAACGCCGGTGAAACTTCACTGATAGGTAGTACAAATGACAACGGCGAAATGGACACAGGTTATGAAGTTAACATTGATAAGTTTTTGGGTGAGGATTTTACATCTAAAGATAGCCAACAGGGGAAAATGTACAATGTTAGCACTTTGATAGACAAGCCCAATTTGTTTATGAGTGAAAATGGGGAATTAGATTTGAGAAATGTAGGGATTGACACTTCAATGGTTCCATCAGAATATTTCAACGATGTGTTTTCAGCTTCAATTCAAGATCAACCTAGCGGGACCAGCATTCCTAGTACGAATCAAGCTACCACTAATATGGCATCTCAAAATATAGGACCAGCTTACGCTACTGCTACCACTACGGAAGCTACTGATACTACCAATACGTCAGTACCCAGTGCTACTTCCCAAAGTCAAGTCTCCTCTGCTACAGCAATCCCTCCATTCGAAGATCCAACGTTAAATCACATACTCAACGATCCAGTTGTACCAGATAGACCTCCAGCGACCTCACCCCTAAACGATTTCACAATCGATACAACTTCCCTCCAAAACCTGCAGTCAAATATCAACATTGCTCAGGCGTTAGGAAATGTCCTAAAGCATACAGAATCAAGAGAACTGGCTTTCTCTGAATCTACGATTAACGAGATGAAGTTCAACTATAATACTCTTTTGTCCAAGATTCACAAGACGAGGAAAAATTTAAGTATTTCGAAGGTTAGACGTGGACAAGTCCAATTGGAACGGTTTCTAACTAATGCCAATAATCCGAGCCCCAGCGGTTCTGAGGCTTCTTCCACTCATAATATTCAGGGCCAAGTAAATTTGCAGCTGCCCGGTAATGCTACCTTTTTCTAA
- the TFB5 gene encoding TFIIH complex subunit TFB5 (highly similar to uniprot|Q3E7C1 Saccharomyces cerevisiae YDR079C-A TFB5 Component of the RNA polymerase II general transcription and DNA repair factor TFIIH involved in transcription initiation homolog of the Chlamydomonas reinhardtii REX1-S protein which is involved in DNA repair): MPRARRGALIQCDPSIKALIVQIDADKSDIILEELDDTHLLIDPAKVEFIKRELNRLLSKNIYNPMDEEENQ; this comes from the coding sequence ATGCCCAGGGCTCGTAGAGGAGCTCTGATTCAATGTGATCCATCGATCAAGGCACTTATTGTTCAGATCGACGCTGACAAAAGCGATATTATATTGGAAGAGCTTGATGATACCCACCTTTTGATAGATCCTGCTAAAGTTGAGTTCATCAAACGTGAGTTGAATAGGCTGCTTTCcaaaaatatatataatccaatggatgaagaggaaaatcAATAG
- the STN1 gene encoding Stn1p (some similarities with uniprot|P38960 Saccharomyces cerevisiae YDR082W STN1 Protein involved in telomere length regulation functions in telomere metabolism during late S phase) has translation MVGRHDVIHQEGDLVYYSPFVFDKNPYHGVTVPILVVDLLELVEDSKNLCRRHYGNQFRGLFYKNHPLNKISVVGVVVGCRYKCIGDDDYIFMQLDDCSGSARFLQCKCLEPLAMENGLSWGSICGQKLRISGAFNLWYREMVVEWIDFIPDIIAEIEHWQSAIEFRRKLSIPWVEPVSSEPPTSNYIQQMHTANVMDSLVITSTYEQLSPPSPLPSPSPVDSPPPSPLPQVICNITELKIEFLRGLLKHEGKRAYTTELYSGLSTLLNQLATLRFQNQRVNLPVKPWQQLKSESLYDQLHKLQKSGLLRCHSNDNLVDLKPLKDLHEYSMHRVLTLIKLQCNTGRIDYNHIRDKLKHCEFTKKAIVDIFKESLRRICLLYPQLLVGWWIGADGGEFSVIHFKYEPHER, from the coding sequence ATGGTTGGTCGCCACGATGTGATTCATCAAGAAGGTGACTTAGTTTACTATTCACCGTTTGTTTTTGATAAGAACCCATACCATGGAGTCACAGTACCAATACTAGTGGTTGACTTGTTAGAGCTGGTGGAAGACTCCAAGAACCTTTGCCGAAGACACTATGGGAATCAGTTCCGTGGGCTATTTTATAAAAATCATCCATTGAACAAGATATCTGTGGTGGGGGTGGTGGTTGGTTGTCGGTACAAGTGTATTGGAGATGATGACTACATATTCATGCAGCTCGATGATTGCAGTGGTTCAGCAAGATTCTTGCAGTGCAAATGTCTTGAGCCCTTAGCAATGGAGAATGGTCTTTCCTGGGGGTCAATATGTGGTCAGAAGTTAAGAATTAGCGGTGCTTTTAACCTATGGTACCGTGAAATGGTGGTCGAGTGGATTGACTTCATTCCTGATATCATCGCTGAAATTGAACATTGGCAAAGTGCAATTGAGTTTAGGCGTAAACTGTCCATACCGTGGGTTGAACCAGTTTCATCAGAACCACCGACTTCCAATTACATTCAGCAGATGCACACTGCAAATGTAATGGACTCTCTGGTAATTACAAGCACCTACGAACAATTGTCACCACCGTCTCCATTACCTTCACCTTCGCCAGTGGATTCCCCACCACCTTCTCCTCTGCCGCAGGTTATTTGTAACATTACAGAATTGAAGATAGAATTTCTCAGAGGGTTGCTCAAACACGAAGGTAAAAGAGCATACACCACTGAATTGTACAGTGGTCTTTCGACACTGCTGAATCAACTAGCTACTTTAAGATTCCAGAATCAGAGGGTAAATCTACCGGTCAAACCGTGGCAACAGTTGAAATCTGAATCCCTTTACGATCAATTGCATAAATTACAGAAATCAGGTCTGCTCCGATGTCATTCCAATGACAATCTGGTTGATCTGAAACCGTTGAAAGATCTGCACGAGTACAGTATGCATAGAGTTTTGACTTTGATCAAGTTACAGTGCAACACGGGACGTATCGATTACAACCATATTCGCGATAAATTAAAACATTGCGAGTTTACCAAGAAAGCTATTGTCGatatctttaaagaatccctaagaagaatttgtcTATTGTATCCACAGTTGTTGGTGGGTTGGTGGATAGGTGCTGATGGCGGTGAATTTTCAGTGATTCATTTCAAATATGAGCCACACGAGAGGTGA
- the COG3 gene encoding Golgi transport complex subunit COG3 (similar to uniprot|P40094 Saccharomyces cerevisiae YER157W COG3 Essential component of the conserved oligomeric Golgi complex (Cog1p through Cog8p) a cytosolic tethering complex that functions in protein trafficking to mediate fusion of transport vesicles to Golgi compartments) gives MTRTRGDSLVLSIAAHSSGNGSQPLPELLDDSYLMEKLQELSTQLDSTEDTKEPEEIPKAPAVDPYTKYTNYSKKLGSHIEEYESILRQSHKVNDQLEDAIKMFEDISLSVNRFVDNTKDTHDEYSRLSQLHEQIPQYLAYFDALDPIMRRLNHASTPNVVRKNSFKSMLVNIDESLGFFESHTDLKDAESYRIKFKRCLVRACELIANYLNNLLKQLYVDINEKLASNTSGSSASREALLYNKFASSAEEYQSQVVEIISRVTDDKHHRYYEELKSLLNDCYECYFQTRTKLLHSSIWNRLDEVILRDKELSLVNFIQDGKMYFQQLCYDEYQLFVKFFPEDVSKIRINQWFVQLCEPLYDTVRIRVLRETDISTLCDSLTLFGQYYEFEEDAEEYQRQFGQIKYDKVFEPIVQRLQATLILRVQNYVQNQIVKYTPTKDSFIIANRKSARKDLTTAKEKEDPMVLAFVESFQDQANDNTVESHENVLESYYPPLVRGLALLSRIYEMVNSVIFDDLAHHIVQDCMLSLKTAYNKVQSSTSDLNNFEVKLAYLRNLLMLRQQLQNFNIQYSVNETYLDFSGVESFFKSVTEGARTLRFRDSSVLSLARGLVPKVVNNLVDARTELMTHFRNIIKDFTEAAAKNIIEDTLVIDSKEDLSSLVEKNARLRQNVEDKLPRIHAQICNFINDEVIVAHLMDAVQETVIQSYSSFHEEVNEKAEKGLLDKEQASELMYEDVFADFLSKVSGKLPNANKE, from the coding sequence CTTTAGTTTTAAGTATAGCGGCTCACTCTAGTGGTAATGGCTCACAACCATTGCCTGAGTTACTAGATGACAGTTACTTAATGGAAAAGTTACAAGAGCTTTCAACCCAATTGGATTCAACTGAGGACACAAAGGAACCTGAGGAGATACCTAAAGCACCGGCAGTTGATCCATATACTAAATATACTAATTATTCTAAAAAATTGGGGTCTCACATTGAGGAATATGAATCCATCTTACGACAATCGCACAAGGTCAATGATCAGTTGGAAGACGCTATAAAGATGTTTGAAGATATTTCCCTAAGCGTGAACAGATTTGTCGATAATACCAAAGATACACATGATGAATATTCTAGATTATCCCAATTACATGAACAAATTCCTCAGTATTTAGCATATTTCGATGCATTAGATCCGATAATGCGTCGTTTGAACCATGCATCTACACCAAATGTTGTACggaaaaattcattcaaatcTATGTTGGTTAACATCGATGAATCTCTTGGTTTCTTTGAATCTCATACGGACTTAAAAGATGCCGAATCGTATAGgattaaattcaaaaggTGTTTGGTAAGAGCCTGTGAATTGATTGCCAACTATTTGAACAACCTTTTGAAGCAACTCTATGTGGatattaatgaaaaattggcatcTAACACCAGTGGATCTTCTGCATCTAGAGAAGCTTTACTGTACAATAAATTTGCATCTTCCGCGGAGGAATACCAAAGTCAAGTGGTCGAGATTATCTCTAGAGTCACGGACGATAAACATCATAGGTATTATGAAGAGCTCAAATCCCTTTTAAACGATTGCTATGAGTGCTACTTCCAGACGAGAACCAAACTATTACATTCATCCATTTGGAATAGATTAGATGAGGTGATACTAAGAGACAAGGAACTTtcattggtgaattttattcaagatggtaaaatgtATTTCCAACAACTATGTTATGATGAATACCAACTTtttgtgaaatttttcCCAGAGGATGTTTCTAAGATTAGGATCAACCAATGGTTTGTCCAACTTTGTGAACCTCTTTACGATACCGTCAGAATAAGAGTGTTAAGAGAGACTGACATTTCCACGTTATGTGATTCGTTAACCCTTTTCGGTCAGTACTACGAGTTcgaagaagatgcagaGGAATATCAAAGAcaatttggtcaaatcaAATACGATAAAGTTTTCGAGCCCATAGTGCAAAGATTACAAGCTACTTTAATATTGAGAGTGCAAAATTACGTGCAAAACCAAATTGTGAAATATACCCCAACTAAGGATTCATTCATCATTGCCAATAGGAAATCTGCAAGAAAGGATTTGACAACTGCTAAGGAGAAGGAAGATCCCATGGTCCTGGCGTTCGTGGAAAGCTTTCAAGATCAGGCAAATGATAATACCGTAGAAAGCCATGAAAATGTACTAGAATCTTATTATCCACCGTTGGTTAGAGGTCTTGCACTACTCTCCAGAATTTATGAAATGGTTAATTCTGTGATCTTTGACGATTTGGCTCATCACATAGTGCAAGATTGTATGTTATCGCTCAAGACCGCATACAACAAAGTTCAAAGTTCAACAAGCgatttaaacaattttgAGGTTAAATTAGCATATCTGAGGAATTTGTTAATGCTACGTCAACAGTTGCAAAATTTTAACATTCAATACTCCGTCAACGAGACTTATTTGGACTTCTCTGGTGTGGAATCGTTCTTTAAATCTGTAACGGAAGGTGCCAGAACCTTGAGGTTTAGAGATTCTTCAGTTCTAAGTCTTGCTAGGGGTCTTGTGCCCAAGGTTGTCAACAACTTGGTAGATGCTCGGACTGAACTAATGACACACTTTAGAAATAtcattaaagattttacagaGGCTGCCGCTAAGAATATAATTGAAGACACCCTTGTGATAGACTCgaaagaagatttatcCAGTCTAGTGGAGAAGAACGCTCGATTGAGACAGAATGTTGAGGATAAATTACCACGGATTCATGCGCAAATTtgcaatttcatcaatgacGAAGTAATTGTGGCCCATCTAATGGATGCTGTACAAGAAACTGTCATTCAGTCGTATAGTAGTTTCCATGAGGAAGTGAATGAAAAGGCTGAAAAGGGACTGTTGGATAAGGAGCAAGCATCGGAACTAATGTATGAAGACGTCTTTGCGGACTTCCTTAGTAAAGTCTCCGGCAAATTACCTAATGCCAATAAAGAATAG
- the VPS41 gene encoding Vps41p (similar to uniprot|P38959 Saccharomyces cerevisiae YDR080W VPS41 vacuolar protein sorting component of vacuolar membrane protein complex), translated as MVRQVAVRGAYTELDELENSTNGKDRKDSEYDERADHIKSTKEKTIDKRDEMSGDVKNGKEYESENDEGEEEEDDDDEEDDEEDDEEDDDDEPPLLKFSRITKLPKTFRRDAISTCLFHEKIFAFGTHAGVLHLTTTDFTPLQTLKCHRSSILSINTNGTFFATASIDGTVAIGQIEDTTNITLFDFKRPVQAVVLDVDYKSSKTFVSGGMAGEVILSQRNWLGSRVDITLSKDHGHILGIYTIDDVIFWMNDAGITFYSIHTRTQLLNVPFPSEDSNTQRPGLYRPQVHCPETDRIIVGWANHVWMFKVSLRRAGEHGNNLGAIISSAASSLRAQPDKKVELEHYFTIKMLIAGISSFKDDQLMCLGFEDAVGQGVPTSNIPQISIIDVFTGEDTHTDEIVLKNYEKHSLNEYHLGKYIGESSPEYFLVAPNDAICIQGLSFKDHYDWFMKKGNFMRAWEIGKYVVDDHERLETGLKFINELISSNRIEDSVSALTLTIADTNISNDEEFKNFALNKWREAFLRIIDLGGIDTVAKNIPLDPQLDNQVYDSVLEHLLKDCQLKEFINYIQIWPLHHFSVHCFEKELEELIERHDDHENSYRDAIIYLYLEEKRFFKAMPHMLRRRDMRALTVLLNHNFLAQYKDNLLDIVLLPYHGKIEDLSKLPIGEIEQLFSMSLELLVQNRQSLQVQQVINLLSNPKELRVLLFLYLKKLSSVDPLLTALFETDMVELYSEFERSGLLRFLKTKTNYDVEKAIEICCQNNDAYNELIYLWSKVGETKRALSLIIDELNDPKLAIDFVKNLGDPELYDFMVSYSMDKPKFVKALLGSPDEFGKTYLEVIKGMPETMEIDDLHKTLIRIAKENALSSTVSKSIFKIIDDETTEYAIELLNIRSQGKAFYVEDDE; from the coding sequence ATGGTTAGGCAAGTGGCCGTGAGAGGTGCATACACTGAGCTGGATGAACTTGAAAACTCTACCAATGGCAAGGATCGTAAGGATAGCGAATACGATGAACGTGCAGACCACATAAAGAGTACAAAGGAGAAGACTATCGATAAGAGGGATGAGATGAGTGGAGACgtgaaaaatggtaaagaATACGAGAGTGAGAATGatgaaggagaagaagaagaagatgatgatgatgaagaggacgatgaagaggacgatgaagaggacgatgacgatgaacCTCCTCTGTTAAAATTTAGTAGGATAACAAAACTTCCGAAAACATTTAGAAGAGATGCAATATCCACTTGTCTATTTcatgaaaaaatatttgcATTTGGGACTCATGCTGGTGTGTTACATTTAACTACAACTGATTTTACTCCCTTACAGACTTTGAAATGTCATAGATCTTCCATACTCTCGATCAATACAAATGGTACATTCTTTGCCACGGCATCTATCGATGGGACAGTAGCTATTGGACAAATTGAAGACACTACAAACATTACTCtatttgatttcaaaagaccGGTACAAGCGGTTGTTTTAGATGTGGATTATAAAAGTTCCAAGACTTTTGTTTCTGGTGGTATGGCAGGTGAAGTGATTTTATCCCAGAGGAATTGGTTAGGTAGTAGAGTTGACATAACATTGTCTAAGGATCATGGGCATATTTTAGGAATTTACACGATTGACGATGTCATATTTTGGATGAACGATGCCGGCATTACGTTTTATAGCATTCACACGAGAACTCAACTTTTGAACGTTCCATTCCCCTCTGAAGATAGCAACACTCAACGACCAGGTCTATACAGACCTCAAGTGCATTGTCCCGAGACTGATAGAATAATAGTTGGCTGGGCCAACCATGTTTGGATGTTCAAAGTATCGTTAAGACGAGCTGGTGAGCATGGCAACAATTTAGGGGCTATAATATCAAGTGCAGCCTCCAGTTTAAGGGCTCAGCCAGATAAAAAAGTGGAATTGGAGCATTATTTCACTATAAAAATGCTCATAGCAGGTATATCgtctttcaaagatgatcAACTGATGTGTCTTGGGTTCGAAGATGCTGTTGGGCAAGGCGTTCCTACGTCTAACATACCACAGATTTCCATAATAGATGTGTTCACCGGTGAAGACACACATACTGATGAGATTGTATTAAAGAATTACGAAAAACACTCACTCAATGAATATCATTTGGGGAAATATATCGGTGAATCCTCTCCTGAATACTTCTTAGTGGCACCCAATGACGCTATATGTATACAAGGGCTTTCGTTCAAAGATCATTATGATTGGTTTATGAAAAAAGGTAACTTCATGAGAGCTTGggaaattggaaaatacGTTGTGGATGATCATGAGAGATTAGAAACAGGATTGAAATTTATTAATGAACTCATTAGTTCTAACCGAATTGAAGATAGTGTGTCGGCTTTAACACTGACTATTGCTGATACCAATATCAGTAACGATGAggaattcaaaaattttgcattAAATAAATGGAGAGAAGCATTTCTGAGAATAATAGACCTCGGTGGAATAGATACAGTAGCCAAAAATATTCCTTTGGACCCTCAACTAGACAATCAGGTTTATGATTCTGTGTTAGAACATTTATTAAAAGACTGTCAGTTAAAGGAATTTATAAACTATATTCAAATTTGGCCTCTACACCACTTTTCTGTACATTGCTTTGAAAAGGAGCTTGAAGAACTTATTGAAAGGCATGATGATCATGAAAATTCCTATAGGGATGCTATCATTTACTTATATCTGGAGGAAAAAAGATTCTTCAAGGCCATGCCGCATATGTTGAGAAGGAGAGATATGAGAGCTCTAACGGTTTTACTCAATCATAATTTCTTAGCCCAATACAAGGATAATCTTTTGGATATTGTACTGTTACCGTATCatggaaaaattgaggATTTGAGTAAGCTAccaattggtgaaattgagCAATTGTTTTCTATGTCTCTTGAACTCTTGGTTCAAAACAGACAGAGTCTACAAGTTCAACAAGTGATAAATTTACTATCCAATCCAAAAGAATTAAGGGTTTTACTATTTCTATACTTGAAAAAACTATCATCAGTGGATCCTCTTCTAACGGCTCTCTTTGAAACCGATATGGTGGAATTATATTCAGAGTTTGAAAGATCGGGATTATTACGGTTTCTAAAGACAAAGACAAATTATGATGTTGAGAAAGCCATTGAAATATGTTGCCAAAATAATGACGCCTACAATGAACTAATTTATCTTTGGAGTAAAGTCGGTGAAACAAAAAGGGCCCTTTCACTCATCATCGATGAATTAAATGACCCAAAACTTGCCATTGATTTCGTAAAGAATTTAGGTGATCCAGAACTTTATGATTTCATGGTCAGCTATAGCATGGATAAGCCGAAATTTGTTAAAGCTTTATTGGGTTCGCCAGATGAATTTGGTAAGACTTACCTCGAAGTCATAAAGGGAATGCCCGAAACCATGGAAATCGATGACTTACACAAAACTTTGATCAGAATTGCGAAAGAGAATGCTCTGAGTTCAACTGTTAGTAAAagtattttcaaaataataGATGATGAAACAACTGAATATGCCATAGAACTTCTAAACATTAGAAGTCAAGGAAAGGCATTCTatgttgaagatgatgaatga
- a CDS encoding hydroxyisourate hydrolase (conserved hypothetical protein), whose protein sequence is MAPNPITCHILDTTTGKPAANVVCSIYKVYIGEGNDDQDQLIETQEAQILARARTNDDGRIPLWVFNPDMSQRKLLATNGIQEADQELQWRELKPGYYKIRFQTGLYFKSQGQTNFHPFVDILFHIDNGSRHYHIPLLLSNYGYTTYKGS, encoded by the coding sequence ATGGCTCCGAATCCTATAACCTGTCACATACTCGACACCACTACAGGCAAGCCCGCTGCTAACGTCGTGTGCTCTATTTACAAGGTTTACATTGGTGAAGGCAACGACgatcaagatcaattgattgagACCCAAGAAGCCCAGATTTTAGCAAGAGCACGCACCAACGATGACGGTAGAATCCCACTATGGGTGTTTAACCCTGACATGTCCCAGAGGAAGTTACTAGCCACGAACGGTATCCAAGAGGCCGATCAAGAGTTGCAGTGGAGGGAACTCAAACCTGGTTACTACAAGATAAGGTTCCAGACTGGTCTCTATTTCAAGTCTCAGGGACAAACAAATTTTCACCCTTTTGTTGATATCTTGTTTCATATAGATAACGGCTCGAGGCACTATCACATCCCCCTACTGTTGAGTAACTACGGTTACACCACTTACAAGGGCAGTTAA